The proteins below are encoded in one region of Saccopteryx leptura isolate mSacLep1 chromosome 1, mSacLep1_pri_phased_curated, whole genome shotgun sequence:
- the LOC136388310 gene encoding LOW QUALITY PROTEIN: endothelial cell-selective adhesion molecule-like (The sequence of the model RefSeq protein was modified relative to this genomic sequence to represent the inferred CDS: inserted 2 bases in 1 codon) — MDRQHKGVCKASSHIHYHSRLAHAVPGTCAQLQLQVPAGLTRLQAVEGAEVVLPEWYTFHGEVASAPPQEMLTLIWFLKQKGNDLKQVLAYINEATFSLPGVSLVYSMPSQNVSLQLQSLQEKDSRSYRCSVNVQDRQGVNMGHSSKTLELDVLVPPAPPSCHLLGVPHVGTNVTLSCRSPRSKPAAQYQWERPPPYSQVFFAPVLDAIRGSLSLKNLSTSMSRVYICKAHNEVGSAHCNVTLEVSTGPVAAVVAGAVVDTLVGLGLIAGLVLLYRCQGKAPEELANDIKEDAIAPLTQMPWPKGSDTISKNGTLSSITLAPALGSPQSHPRPGALXPSPGGGVSSALNRKGAVPVMVPTQRQARSLV, encoded by the exons ATGGACAGACAGCATAAAGgtgtctgtaaggccagtagccacatccactatcacagccgcctggcccatgcag TGCCGGGTACGTGCGCCCAGCTCCAACTGCAAGTGCCTGCTGGCCTCACTAGGCTGCAAGCAGTGGAGGGAGCGGAAGTGGTTCTCCCGGAGTGGTACACCTTTCACGGGGAGGTGGCTTCGGCCCCACCACAGGAGATGCTCACCTTGATATGGTTCTTGAAACAGAAAGGGAATGATTTGAAACAGGTGTTGGCATACATCAATGAGGCCACATTCAGCCTACCTGGAGTATCCCTGGTCTACTCCATGCCCTCCCAGAATGTGTCCCTGCAGCTGCAGAGCCTCCAGGAGAAAGACTCCAGGTCCTACCGCTGTTCTGTGAATGTGCAAGACCGTCAAGGTGTAAACATGGGCCACAGCAGCAAAACTTTAGAACTCGATGTGTTGGTTCCTCCAGCTCCTCCATCTTGCCATCTCCTGGGTGTGCCCCATGTGGGGACCAACGTGACTCTGAGCTGCAGATCCCCGAGGAGTAAACCGGCTGCTCAGTACCAGTGGGAGCGACCACCCCCATATTCCCAGGTTTTCTTTGCACCAGTCTTAGATGCCATCCGTGGGTCTTTAAGCCTCAAAAACCTTTCCACGTCTATGTCTAGAGTCTATATCTGCAAGGCCCACAATGAGGTGGGCAGTGCCCACTGCAATGTGACCCTGGAAGTGAGCACAGGGCCTGTGGCTGCAGTGGTCGCTGGAGCTGTTGTGGATACCCTGGTTGGACTGGGACTGATAGCTGGACTGGTCCTCTTGTACCGATGCCAGGGCAAGGCCCCAGAGGAGCTGGCCAATGATATCAAGGAAGATGCCATCGCTCCTCTGACCCAGATGCCCTGGCCCAAGGGCTCAGACACAATCTCCAAGAATGGGACCCTTTCCTCTATCACCTTGGCACCAGCCCTCGGTTCACCCCAAAGCCATCCCAGGCCTGGTGCATT AcccagccctggggggggggtctcttcCGCTCTGAACCGCAAGGGTGCTGTCCCCGTGATGGTGCCCACCCAGAGGCAGGCTAGGTCTCTGGTGTGA